The stretch of DNA CACAGTAAGATCCACACATGTTGCTTGACGTTCTTTCATTTTGTCTTCTCTCTCTTAGTTTCTTTCTGTAAttaagggaaaagaaaataagaggtGCCTGTTTTGTAAAAGTGGGAACTTTACTTCTGAGTTGGGAACTCCAGTTAGGATCCTACATGCTGTCAGTTTTATGTCGACCATTCAGTACATTAAATGTTTTCATAAAGAGGGCAATGATTGTGATGCTTTCTGCTAAAATCTTTTTGTTAGTACTCTCTGCAGAAAATCTGCATGACTTGTTTTAATGGTACTTGACTTTCCATTTTTATTGGTACATTTTAAAATGTATCATGCGTTTACATGGGCAAACTCTTTATTGAACCATGTTATATTGAGGTTTTAAGGTCTGTTAATGCTGTTAAGAGTGATTTTACTTGATGCTTAATGATGGTGTTTCACATCACCAACCTGGACTTTCAAAGGCTGTGAACTGGcaattctaattttttgttttcacttttcctGTGATGTCTTGTTTGTGCTTAGATTCAGGATAGATTGAGTTTAATAATCTATTATTATGGTTCATTTCCCTTGCAGTTTTCCTGTCATTATGTTTTTTCGTCCTTGTGGCTACAATATATTAAATACATCTATCCTTCTAAAATTTGATAAGCTGAGGATTGATTGGGTGGTTCTACCATTGAACAGCTCACTCCGACATGAATGTTGTTACAATACTTATTGGCAATAAGTCCGATCTCAAGGATGCCAGGGAGGTGTCCACTGCTGAAGGCAAAGCCTTGGCAGAAGCACAGGGTTTGTATTTCATGGAAACGTCGGCTCTTGATTCCTCCAATGTAGCTGCTGCTTTTCAGACAGTTGTGAGAGAGATCTACAATATATTAAGTCGGAAAGTGATTAAATCTCAAGAGCTCAAAAAACAGGATTCTACCTGGATGGGAAATGGAAAGACGGTGGTTTTACAGGAAAGTGTCAACCAAGAAACAGAGGCAGAGGCAGGGACTAGAAAAGGTTGGTGCTGCTGATTGTAAAGCTACATGCATTTGCTCCGACCATATATGATCCTTTTTGCTGGTCGCCCGGGCCGAATTTTCAAGTCTGGTTTCACACTTTTCTTCATatgatcaaattttttatttccttgcaATGTTTATTTAAGCATCACTTGTTCTGGGTCATTGGTGGTTGAATAGAAATTGGGTAGAGTAAATGACCTGTAAGGGGactaagaaaattatattttacacttGAAATTTCATTTCTAGGCATTATGCTTTAGTTCACTTTTACTCCTTCCACAcgtttttccttccttttggtTGGGAAGTCGGTTTGGAATTTGTGTATGTTGTTATGTTGTGCAACAGACCAGAAaacaagaaaagggaaaaagactGGGTTTACTTGCGAAGGCCATGCCCATTGGAATCCTAAGACCTCAGGCTCCTCTCCCAAGCCGTCTAACCTTGTTAAGCCTATGGGAATACCACTAAAGAATCATTTTGACGCAGATctcaaaaaattgaaacaaaaaactGAGGGAGACACTTGAACCCAAAATCAAGATGGAAAGACTAGCAATAACCTTGCCAGAATATCACTGAAAGCAGCTAGAGGCCAACGCTTTCTATATCAGGCAACAGCTGGAAAGCAAGTCTCTAAGACTCTATGTAGAGTTCTAGGCTTCTAGCTTAGTTAATACCCACGACGATTTTCGTCTTGTGATTAAGAAGATTTACGCCATGAACGTATAATATTGTGTTGTTGTCAGTGAGCTCGAGTTTGAAAAATGATGTCTTGCGGACAACTCCCTTGGACTTGAGCCATTCGGATCTTGGAAATTAT from Juglans regia cultivar Chandler chromosome 4, Walnut 2.0, whole genome shotgun sequence encodes:
- the LOC109004563 gene encoding ras-related protein RABA5a-like, with the translated sequence MAFYSQEEKSEDYLFKIVLIGDSAVGKSNLLARFARGEFYLNSKSTIGVEFQTQKMDVDGKEIKAQIWDTAGQERFRAVTSAYYRGAVGALLVYDISRHQTFDSIGRWLNELHTHSDMNVVTILIGNKSDLKDAREVSTAEGKALAEAQGLYFMETSALDSSNVAAAFQTVVREIYNILSRKVIKSQELKKQDSTWMGNGKTVVLQESVNQETEAEAGTRKGWCC